A window of Maioricimonas rarisocia genomic DNA:
CTTCGGCAGCGTCGGTTGCCGTTCGCAAACGGCCCAAAGCTGGCGATGTCTCGAAGTTTCATTCCCGGTGGCATCCTGCCCCGTGCGCAGTGCGACGACAGTATCTCTCCTTTTCTTAATCGGCACGCTTCCCGCAGAATCGTTACAAGAATAAAAATCCCTGTGACATTCCCAGTTTGCTTATCATGCCTAATGTGAATTCTGCGGCCGCGAAATCGGCAGTTGCGTGATGGGGGCGTGGGCGCAAACTGTTAGTGAAGAGGTGCTTGCGTCGTGTTGTCGGGTGGATCCCCGGAAGTGCGAGTCCGGGAACACTGATCAGAACACCGCAGAACGACGGAAGCAGGCTGAAGTCCTTCAGCGGCCTCTACGCCGTCTCTCATCTGCGGGCCGCATCCGCGTTGTCGCCGTTCGCAGCTTCGGGCGGGATCGGCGTGCCATGTGGATCGGTCTGCGGCGCATCGGTGGCCCGGTCCAGGCGAACCCGCATCGCTGCGTCGGTGAAGTGCTCGAGTCGTTCTGCCTTGTCGTGGATCCGCTCGGCCGGCAGCTGCGCTTCCTGCACCAGATAGTGTTCCCACAACCGGTGCGTACGGACCAGTTCGCGGCCCCGCCGGATTCCCTCCGGAGTGAGCCGGTAGCCGTCCCCGGCACGGTTGAGCACGCCGGACCGTTCGAGCCTCCTGATGGCGAGCAGGAGTCCAAGCGGTCCGACCATCAGCAGATCGGCCATCGTTGCCCGGTCCGGTGGCTGGGCGTGTTGGCGTTCCTCAAAGCGATACAGCAGGGCAATCACGTCTTCCGTGAGAATCTGCCAGCTCAGCAGGCGACGTCGGATCAGTCGCGCCAGCACCCCATGCCGGGGGGCGACCAGGGCGACCACCAGAAAAAGCAGCCCCGCCGCGACCGCCATCATGCCCGCCGTGGTTGTGCTGCGGTACCCGAACAGGGCCGGCACCGTCAAAGCTCCCAGATGCCCGCACACTGCCGAGAAAGCTGCAAACACAGCGCTGAGAAGAATCATGACTCCGAGCCGGTCGGTACACAGACAGGCGGCCGCGGGGGGGACCACGAACATCGCGACGACCAGGATGTTGCCGACACTTTCGAAACTGGCCACGGCGGTCACCGCGACCAGCGTCATCAGCAGGTAGTGCATCACCCCTGCATGGATGCCGGAGGCCGTCGACAGTGCGGGATCGAACGAGCTGATCTTCAGTTCCTTGAAGAACAGCACGACAAAAGCCAGGTTGACGACCAGCACGCAGCCGAGCATCGCCACGACGCGAGGGACAAACGTCCCTGCGATCTCCACGGTATCGAGCGGAGTCAGCTCAATGGCCCCGTACAGCACGCATCCCGGATCGAGATCCACGTGATCGGCCGCCTGGACGATCATGATCAGCCCCAGGGCAAACAGGGATGTGAAGACGACCCCCATCGAGGCCCCTTCATCCACCTTGCCGATTCCGCGTATCCACTCGGTGAACAGAGCGGTCAGAATCCCCACGATGACCGCACCGACGAACATCGGCAGACTGCTGCGGCTGCCACTGATGAAGAACGCCGCTGCCAGCCCCGGCAGAATCGCGTGGCTGATGGCGTCCCCCAGCATGCTCATCCGACGCAGCACCAGGAAGTTGCCGAGCAGCGATGCCGAGACCGCGCACAGGATGCCCGCCAGCACGATCCAGCCGTCCAGAAACCAGTTCCAGCCGATCGCCTCAAGCATCTCCGGGCCCCTCCTGCGGCGGACCCCCGGCGCCAGCGGCGATCGGGTGGGGGCTTCGGGGGATGGTGGTCGATTCGGCCTCGTCGTGGAGCGTCTGCTCGAGCTTCTCGACGATTTCCGGTCCGAGCACGTGTTCGATCGCGTCGGCGTCCCGGTCCACCTTCCCGGGAGCAATATCGGCATGCGTGATCAGGAAGATCTCCCACAGCCGATGCTGGCGAACCAGACGAGCGGCCTCCATGCGTCCGGCCGGAAGAAGCCGGACTCCTGTTTCGTCCGAGCGGCACAAGCCCCGCCCCTCGAGCCGACGAATCTGCCGTCTCAGCCGTCGTGGTGACCAGGAACGGGCGGCCAGGAGCGTCGCGACCGGGATGGCCGGGCTGCCCTCACCGTTCGCTGCCAGTTCGCCCGACGTCTCGAGTGCCTCGTAGAGACCGCGGAGCAGGTGCTGCCGGTCGATCTTGCGTCGCAGTTTCCATCGTCGTACGTATCGGGCGATGACACCACGTTGCGGCCCCCCGAGCATGCTCAGCAGGAACATCACGGTCGACACCATGACGATCATCGCCCCGGAGGGAAGCCGCGGGAAGATGGCGCTCATCGTCGCACCGAACATGCAGCTCACTGCTCCGCCACCGGCGGACAGCAGCGTCATCATTCCCATCCGCTCGGTCCAGAAACGGGCCGCAGCGGCTGGAACAACCAGCAGGGCGATCATCAGGACGAGTCCGACCGCCTGCAGGCCGATGATGGTCACCACGACCACCAGCGTCATCAGCACGAAATCCATCGCCAGGACGGGAAATCCCCGTGACCCGGCAAACGCTTCGTCGAAACAGAGCAGTTTGAGTTCCTTGAACAGCAGGCCGCAGACCACCGCACAGAACAGTCCCACACCGCCGATCAGCCGCGCATCGGTCGCCGTCATCGATGCGGTCTTGCCGTAGATGAACGCTTCGAGACCGGCGGCATGGCCGGTCGTCATCTGCTGGATGACGCCGAGCACTGCAATCCCGGCACCGAAGAAGACGCTGAGGACAATCCCCAGAGCCGTATCTTCCCTCAGGCGGGGCAGACTCCGGATGAACAGAATGCCCGCCATCCCCAGCAGCCCACTCGCGGCAGCACCCGCCAACAGTAGCGGCAGGCTCTTTCCATCGGCCCCGAGTGCCGTCGCAACCATGAATGCCAGGCCGATGCCCGGCAGTGTCGCATGGCTCAGTGCGTCCCCCATGAGGGCCCGCTTGCGGAGGAGCGTAAAGCTGCCGACGATTCCCGCAGCCAGTCCCAGCATGGTCGTGCCGAGCACGACAATCCGGGTGTTGTAATCTTCCAGAAACAGCGCCCGTCGCCATTCCGGCCAGGTCGGAAGCTCGAGAGTGCGGTCCGTCAGCGAGCGGGACGTACTCTCCGCGGCGGCAACGACCGCAGCATCGCCGAAAGCAAACAGCAGTAGAACAAGGGCGAGAACGCCGGGAATCCGCGTCATAGTGAGCGTTCACGCCTCCGCATCGCTTCGGCCGCTTCGTCGAGCAGGGTCAGCCGGCCGCCATACGTCTTCTGCAGGTTCTCCGGGGTGAAGACCTCCTCGGTCGGTCCGTCGGCAACGACCCGCATGTTCAGCAGGATCACGTGATCGAAGTACTCCGAGACCGTCTGCAGATCGTGATGGATCACCAGCACGGTCTTTCCCCTCGCCTTCATGTCGTGCAGGATGTCGACGATGGCTCGTTCGGTCGCAGCGTCGACGGCGGCAAACGGCTCGTCCATCAGGTACAGATCGGCATCCTGCACCAGCGCCCGGGCCAGAAAGGTCCGCTGCTGCTGCCCGCCCGAAAGCTGGCTGATCTGGCGATGGGCAAGGTCGGCAATCCCCACCCGATCCATCGCCGCCCGCGCCATCTCGCGATGCTTTCTGCGGACCGGCAGACACCAGCCGATCTGCCCGTACAGCCCCATCGTCACGACGTCCTGGGCATCCACGGGAAAATCCCAGTCGACGCTCTCCCGCTGGGGAACGTAGCCGACGCGGCGTCGCTGCCGACGGTACGGTTCGCCGAACACATGAATCCGGCCCGAGGCCCGTGGAACGAGATCCATCACCGCCTTGATCAGAGTGCTCTTGCCGGCACCGTTCGGTCCGACGATGCCGACCAGCCGCCCGGGCGGAATGTCGAGGCTCACATCCCACAGCACCGGCTTGCGGTGGTAGGCCACCGTCAGATCGTAAACCGAGAGTGGTGTCTCCTCAGTCTCGCGATCTCTGGACCCGGCCGGTCCGGCAGTTGCAGAATTGCTGTTCATGACGTCGTTGCATTTCTTGCGGGCCGGTGTCTCTGCCAGCCTGGCGAAGCACCGGGATGGCTCCACTCTGACAGGCCACAACCGGCAGACCACCACAGTAACCGAATTCCGGCGACGGCAGCCGGTCCTGCCCGAATCGGTTCTAGTCGGTTGCGAGGCGGTTGTTGAGCCCGCCCGGCGGAGCATTTCCTCCGAGTGAACGAGTGACGACCGTGATGTTGTGGTCGAGCATGCCTTCGTAGGTCCCTTCATAGGTCCCCGGCTGGCCCATGGCATCGGAGTACAGTTCCCCGCCGATGACAACCTCGTGCCCCCGCGAGCGGGCGCCGTCGACCAGCGCTTCGATGTTCTTGCGGGGAACGCTGCTCTCGACAAAAACCGCCCTCACCCTTCGCTCGACGAGCAGATCCACCAGGCCGTTGATCCGCTGCAGCCCCGCCTCGGATTCCGTCGACAGGCCCTGAACCCCCTGCACTTCGAGCCCGTAGGCGCGACCGAAGTAGTTGAACGCATCGTGCGACGTGATCAGCACGCGGCTCGATTCCGGGATGCTGGCGATCGACGAGCGGCCGTATTCGTGCAGCTGTTCCAGGCGCTTGCGGTATTCCTCGGCATTGCCGACATACTCCTCGGCATGGGCCGGATCGAATTCGCTCAGTGCATTCGCAACGGCCGACACGCATTGGGACCAGGTGGCGACATCCATCCAGACGTGGGGATCGTAGTGCCCGGCGAAGTCGTCCGGCTCGAGCAGTGAGTCCTGCGAAATCAGCTCGGTCACCGCATAGACCGGCTTCTGCCGGGCGACCGTGACGAGTGTGTCGGACATCTTCCCTTCCAGCATCAGCCCGGCGTAGAACACGATGTCGGCAGACATGATCGTCGCGACGTCGTCACGCGTCGACTTGTAGAGGTGCGGATCGACCCCCGCTCCCATGATCTGCGTGACGTCCACATGCTCGCCACCCACGTTCCGGACCAGATCCGCAACCATGCCGACTGTGGCGACGGCCTGAATCTTCCCCTCCCGGCCGGACGAACCGTTCCCCGATTCACCGGTCGCAGGGGATGATGTCGCCGGTCCGTCGGCGCAACCGATCAGGCACGCCAGCAGAATAGCGACCGTGGCTACGAAACTCAGTTTCATCTATCAACTCCTCGGGCAGGGAATCAGCGATCACGGCACGACACCAGGCGGCAGGGGCCCGATCCTCCCTCCGCGTCGCAGCTGACCTGCAAGTGTAGCCTCTGCTACATTCCTGTCAATGCGGAGACCGCTCGCACGGAGGTGGTGTCCCGTCGCTGAAGAGTCTGCGGCCCTGGCGCGGCCTTCGTCCGCTACATGGAGGAAGGCGCGAATCGACCGGAGCGGACCGCCGAATCGGGGACGAGTGCTGCCATGGGCCGGTCCGCATTGGCGGCGACACGGTTGCAGCAATCGACAGGTGAGCGAGGGCTATGGAATCAGGAAGAACAGCCCCGTCGTCACCCCTGCCTGGAAGGTTGCCGCGTCGTAGTGCAACGGCGGCCACTCATGCGTGTACTCGGCTGGGCTTCCCGGGCGCGACTGCCCCAGCGTGTAGCGAGTGGTTTGTGGCGGACGGACTGCCACCAGGTACGGCAACGCAGGGAGGGTCCCGAAGAACTTTGCCCCCGAAATGACCGGCTGCAGGATGCCATGCGAATAGCCGTGACGCTCGAGCATCCGCTCTTCGAAGTACAGCGGCTGATGATTCAGCAGGGACGCCTGCCAGTAGTAAGAGGAGCCATTCCACAGACGGTGGGTGCCCGGCAGGTGCATTCGGGGTGAAGTGTGTGCGAACCGTTCTTCGGCACGATCCGGCGGCAGCGCACCTTCCGGCGGCGAAATGTCGACGGTGAGAGTATCGACGGGACGGTAATTCTCGCCTTCGACCGCCTCCGCGTCCGCAACGCCGGAGGGATCTTCGGCCGGTCCGCCTTCGAACAGGGGAGACATGTGGAAGTCCGCGTGATTCACCGTCTCGACGAAGTGCAGCAGGTCGTACCCTTCCGGAACGCACCCTTCGAGGTACATGCTCGAACGTCGCCAGTTGACGAAATGGCAGTCGAGTGAACACAACAGATGCTCACTCTGCTGGTGATTGCGGGTCAGGTGGTGAACCGTCGCCTGATGCCAGAACGTCGCTCGCTGCCATTCAGCCCAGCGTTCGGCCGTCGCCTGGTTCTTCAGCGCGTAGTCGACCGACTCGTCCTCCCACCATCCCAGGATCCGGCTCGAGAGCAGGTGATCAATCGTGGCACGGTTCTGCGCCACGTATGCCAGCGACTGCTCGTGCCACCATTCCGAATGGAAGTCCGACAGGATACGGTCGCTCAGGTCGTAGTTGTGTGCGAGGTACGCGACCGAATGCATCCTCCACAGACGATGCAGCGAGCGGTCGAAGTCCGTCACCCACAGGCGGTCGAACTCGTCGAGGTACGGATTCGAGTGAAATACGTGGAATGGCCGCGTCAGACGGTACACCATCCACCCGAGATGATCGTTGCCGCGAAGGCACTGTGCCACGCCCGGGCCGCACTCGGGGCAGTACTCCGGAGGCGGGCCCGGCCACATCGGGCCGAACGGGCGAGGCGGCAGGGGAGACGCGGTTTCGTCGGTGAGCAATGGTGGCGGCAGCGGCTCGGGTTCGGGGGCCGGCGAGCCATCATGTGTCGTCGTTCCCGCTGGAGCCGGCGCGTCGGACGGCGGGCCGAACGGATCGGCCTCGTTCGCCGCAGACTCGGGGACTGCCGGTGGAGCAGGTGGCGGAACAGGCGGTCGGCTGAGCGTCGGGGGACTGCCGGCCCGGGGGGCGGCGACCCATTCCGGCCCAGTCGCCGCATTCGTGGAAACTGACGCCAACAGGAGCGTTGCGCCGGCGTAGAATGGGAGAGTCGAAATGATCCGCCGGGAAAGGGCTGATATGCTGGTCAGCAGATTCAACATCGTCTGCGAGTCCTCGCCGCCCTGGACGGATACTGCGTTCCGAATCAATGCTGCGGACTACTGCAGCAGAATCCGACACGTCACCCCCTCCTCAGGAGCGTGTTGTCGACGGTCGCTATCGACTAATTCGGCCATTTGCGGCCCGCATATTCAGAATCATCCATGAATCCCGCGTAAACTGACATGCTCGACTCTTCCCACCTTGCCCGGGTTTCCTGTCCGGTAGAGTGAGATGGCGTCGATCGATTCAGACTGAAGGCGAAGCGCCGCGAGATGTCCGCCCGTCCCTCGGCGCCTCGGAACATGATCTGCAGCTGAACGCCCCCGATTGAATGTACGGATGGAAGGAACCCATCCGGATGTCGTTGACATGAGTCTTCGGTCCCCCGCCCGAAGACCTCCGGGACCGCCACGACACCCCCCCCGTGTCGCCGCCGCCCGCCCGGAGCACGAAGGAACCGTCCATGGCGTCATGGTTTTCGCAACTGCGTCGTCCGCGCTCCCGCCCGGGGACCGCCGCGACCAACGCAGGCCGATCCGACGATTTCGTCCAGCTCGAACTCGAGCGGCTGGAAGAACGCTGCGTCCTCGACGTGACCATCGGGATCACCGCCGGCGAGTTGGTCATTCAGGATGTGGTTCCCTCGGACGACGAAGTCGTTCTTCAGGTCGATGGCGGCGGCAACATCCAGGTGTTTGATGATGGCGTCTTGTTCGACACCTACTCGCCCGACGACATTACGACCGGGCGGATCACGATCGATCTGGGCGGCGGCGACGATCAGTTGACCTTGCCGGTCTTTCAGGACGATGGGCAGAGCTTCACGATCACCGTCGACGGCGGGGACGGAACGGACACGATCAGTCTCGAGTCCAATGCCGGGACCGTCGGTTTCCTCCCCTCGCTGACCCTCACCGGCGAGCAGATCAATCTGGGGGGGGCACTCGGCAGCAGCTATGACACAGTGGGGCTTTCGCTGAACGGTGACGTCGTCCTCGGCGGCACCGTGTTCATCGACACCGGGACGGGCAATTTCCTGGCCTCCGGCACGCTGAGTGGGCAGGCCGGTACCGAGAACCTCGATGTCACCGCCGACGGGACAGCGACCTTCAGTGGTGCCGTCAGCATGCTGAACAACCTGATCGTAAACGCCGACGGGACGACGACGTTCAGCGATACGGTGACATTGTCCGGCGAACTGCAGACCGATACCGACGGGGCGTCCGGATCGACAGTCGTGACGGCGGACGTGATGACCGGCGGTCAGCAGGTGTATGCCGATGCCGTCACACTGGCTGGGAACGTCACGTTCACGGGCGTGGATGGCGATGCCGACGGGGAGGGGGTGGAGTTCGCTTCGACTGTGGCGGGCGGGAACAACACGCTCACGATCAGCGGCGGTGGCTCGTTCGGTGCTGCCGTCAGCGGCGTCACGACGTTCAGTGCGGATACGATCGACACGGAGTCCACGCTGGCCGCGTCGGCGGTGTCGGTCACGGGTGCGGCCGAGATCGGCAGCAACGTGACGACGACCGGTCAGCAGACGTACGGCGGAGCCGTGACGCTGACAGGCGATGCGACCCTCGACAGTTCGTCCGGTGGCGGCGACATCCAGTTCGCCAGCGACGTCTCGGGGAACGTCCTGCTGACGATCATCGCCGGGGCCGGCGACGTCGACTTCAACGCCACGGTCGGTTTCGTGACGCCCCTCTCGGGGCTCTCGGTGAGCGCCGCCAATGTCGACTTCGAAGGACCGGTCGCAATCGACGACCAGGGATTGCTTGTCACGTCGACGGCGTCGACCGACGTGCGCGGCTCGATTACCACCACGAACGGCGGCACGGTGCAGTTCGCCAACGGCGGTCAGCTGCTGCTGGTGGATGCGGTGTCGATCACTGCCGACGGCGCGGTGACGCAGACCGGTGCGGGAACCGTCCAGACCGGGGCCGACATCACGACGACCGGCGATCTGGTCTCGTTCGCTTCGGCAGTCACACTCACGGATACGCTGCAGGTCTCGACCGGGGCCGGGGCCGGAAACGTCACGTTCAGCGGCGCGGTCAGCGGAGCTGAGCAGCTGACGGTCCTGGCCGGGACGGGGAATATCACGTTCGGCAGCACAGTCGGGGTGGGGACGGCACTCGCCGGCCTGACGGTCACCTCGGCCGGCAACCTCGACTTCGACGGGGCGGTCACCCTCAGCGGTGCACTGCTGCAGTCGGCGGGGACCGGGACGACGACGATCAGCGGTGCATTGTCTGCCGGGAGCGTGACGCTCACCACCGCCGACATCGACGTCCTCGCGGACG
This region includes:
- a CDS encoding metal ABC transporter permease — its product is MLEAIGWNWFLDGWIVLAGILCAVSASLLGNFLVLRRMSMLGDAISHAILPGLAAAFFISGSRSSLPMFVGAVIVGILTALFTEWIRGIGKVDEGASMGVVFTSLFALGLIMIVQAADHVDLDPGCVLYGAIELTPLDTVEIAGTFVPRVVAMLGCVLVVNLAFVVLFFKELKISSFDPALSTASGIHAGVMHYLLMTLVAVTAVASFESVGNILVVAMFVVPPAAACLCTDRLGVMILLSAVFAAFSAVCGHLGALTVPALFGYRSTTTAGMMAVAAGLLFLVVALVAPRHGVLARLIRRRLLSWQILTEDVIALLYRFEERQHAQPPDRATMADLLMVGPLGLLLAIRRLERSGVLNRAGDGYRLTPEGIRRGRELVRTHRLWEHYLVQEAQLPAERIHDKAERLEHFTDAAMRVRLDRATDAPQTDPHGTPIPPEAANGDNADAARR
- a CDS encoding metal ABC transporter permease, with protein sequence MTRIPGVLALVLLLFAFGDAAVVAAAESTSRSLTDRTLELPTWPEWRRALFLEDYNTRIVVLGTTMLGLAAGIVGSFTLLRKRALMGDALSHATLPGIGLAFMVATALGADGKSLPLLLAGAAASGLLGMAGILFIRSLPRLREDTALGIVLSVFFGAGIAVLGVIQQMTTGHAAGLEAFIYGKTASMTATDARLIGGVGLFCAVVCGLLFKELKLLCFDEAFAGSRGFPVLAMDFVLMTLVVVVTIIGLQAVGLVLMIALLVVPAAAARFWTERMGMMTLLSAGGGAVSCMFGATMSAIFPRLPSGAMIVMVSTVMFLLSMLGGPQRGVIARYVRRWKLRRKIDRQHLLRGLYEALETSGELAANGEGSPAIPVATLLAARSWSPRRLRRQIRRLEGRGLCRSDETGVRLLPAGRMEAARLVRQHRLWEIFLITHADIAPGKVDRDADAIEHVLGPEIVEKLEQTLHDEAESTTIPRSPHPIAAGAGGPPQEGPGDA
- a CDS encoding metal ABC transporter ATP-binding protein — its product is MNSNSATAGPAGSRDRETEETPLSVYDLTVAYHRKPVLWDVSLDIPPGRLVGIVGPNGAGKSTLIKAVMDLVPRASGRIHVFGEPYRRQRRRVGYVPQRESVDWDFPVDAQDVVTMGLYGQIGWCLPVRRKHREMARAAMDRVGIADLAHRQISQLSGGQQQRTFLARALVQDADLYLMDEPFAAVDAATERAIVDILHDMKARGKTVLVIHHDLQTVSEYFDHVILLNMRVVADGPTEEVFTPENLQKTYGGRLTLLDEAAEAMRRRERSL
- a CDS encoding metal ABC transporter solute-binding protein, Zn/Mn family; protein product: MKLSFVATVAILLACLIGCADGPATSSPATGESGNGSSGREGKIQAVATVGMVADLVRNVGGEHVDVTQIMGAGVDPHLYKSTRDDVATIMSADIVFYAGLMLEGKMSDTLVTVARQKPVYAVTELISQDSLLEPDDFAGHYDPHVWMDVATWSQCVSAVANALSEFDPAHAEEYVGNAEEYRKRLEQLHEYGRSSIASIPESSRVLITSHDAFNYFGRAYGLEVQGVQGLSTESEAGLQRINGLVDLLVERRVRAVFVESSVPRKNIEALVDGARSRGHEVVIGGELYSDAMGQPGTYEGTYEGMLDHNITVVTRSLGGNAPPGGLNNRLATD